One genomic window of Psychrobacillus sp. INOP01 includes the following:
- the carB gene encoding carbamoyl-phosphate synthase large subunit — MPKRKDIKTILVIGSGPIVIGQAAEFDYAGTQACISLREEGYSVILVNSNPATIMTDTEIADKVYIEPLTLPFVSKIIRKERPDAILPTLGGQTGLNMAIELDESGILDELGIEILGTKLEAIHKAEDRDLFRTLMNELNEPVPDSDIIHNLEEAKAFVERIGYPVIVRPAFTMGGTGGGICHNDTDLAEIVTSGLKYSPVTQCLLEKSIAGYKEIEYEVMRDSADNAIVVCNMENFDAVGIHTGDSIVVAPTQTLSDRENQMLRNVSLKIIRALKIEGGCNVQLALDPHSFNYYIIEVNPRVSRSSALASKATGYPIAKLAAKIAVGLTLDEMMNPVTQKTYACFEPALDYIVAKIPRWPFDKFESAKRNLGTQMKATGEVMSLGRTFEEAILKSVRSLETGHFHIEMKNSESITDAWMEKRIRRAGDERLFFIGEALRRGVTVETIHEWSQIDLFFLNKLQNIVKYEEVIQKNAFNQEVLYKAKRMGFADKTIAKYWNVTELEVYNFKKENGIVPVYKMVDTCAGEFESETPYFYGTYEEENESIRTEKESVIVLGSGPIRIGQGVEFDYATVHSVWAIKEAGYEAIIINNNPETVSTDFSISDKLYFEPLTLEDVMHIVDLEQPKGVVVQFGGQTAINLAAGLEERGVKILGTTLEDIDRAENRNKFEAALHEIDIPQPLGKTAVSVEEATKIANEIGYPVLVRPSYVLGGRAMQIVYTEDEIKHYMEHAVEASPEKPVLIDRYLTGTEIEVDAICDGENVLIPGIMEHIERAGVHSGDSIAVYPPQKLSQQQIDTLVDYTTRLAKGLKIVGLMNIQYVISKDEVYVIEVNPRSSRTVPFLSKITSIPMANIATKAILGQSIIEQGYTPGLVPNSPGVYVKVPVFSFAKLRRVDITLGPEMKSTGEVMGKDITIEKALYKGLAAAGMEIKDHGTVLMTISDKDKAEGTEIAKRFYAIGFRIMATQGTAEAIKNAGIPVDIVDKIGAKGTTLLDVIQKGEAQFIINTLTKGMQPERDGFRIRRESVENGIPCLTSLDTAEAMLRVIESMTFSTETMKHQEVKA, encoded by the coding sequence ATGCCTAAACGTAAAGATATAAAAACAATATTAGTAATAGGTTCAGGTCCAATCGTTATCGGCCAAGCTGCTGAATTCGACTACGCTGGTACACAAGCATGTATTTCACTAAGAGAAGAAGGCTATAGTGTTATTTTAGTGAATTCCAATCCTGCGACTATTATGACGGATACAGAAATTGCAGATAAAGTTTATATTGAACCCCTTACACTACCGTTTGTTAGTAAAATTATTCGTAAAGAGCGTCCAGATGCAATTTTACCTACACTTGGTGGACAGACTGGATTGAATATGGCAATTGAGCTTGATGAATCAGGTATTTTAGATGAACTAGGAATCGAAATATTAGGTACAAAATTAGAAGCAATTCACAAAGCAGAAGATCGTGATCTATTCCGTACTCTGATGAATGAATTAAATGAACCGGTTCCAGATAGTGATATTATCCATAATCTTGAAGAAGCGAAAGCATTCGTAGAACGTATTGGGTATCCAGTTATCGTCCGTCCGGCATTTACAATGGGAGGAACAGGCGGTGGTATTTGTCACAATGATACTGACTTAGCTGAAATTGTAACAAGTGGTTTAAAATATAGCCCTGTTACTCAATGCTTACTTGAAAAGTCGATTGCTGGATATAAAGAGATTGAATATGAAGTAATGCGTGATTCCGCAGACAACGCAATTGTTGTATGTAATATGGAAAACTTCGATGCTGTTGGGATTCATACAGGAGATTCAATCGTAGTTGCGCCTACACAAACATTATCTGACCGTGAAAACCAAATGCTTCGTAATGTATCTCTAAAAATTATTCGTGCACTTAAAATTGAAGGTGGATGTAACGTACAATTAGCACTTGATCCACATAGCTTCAACTACTATATTATCGAAGTAAACCCTCGTGTAAGTCGTTCATCTGCACTTGCATCAAAAGCTACTGGTTATCCAATTGCGAAACTTGCAGCTAAAATCGCAGTAGGTCTTACATTGGATGAGATGATGAATCCAGTTACACAAAAAACCTACGCTTGTTTTGAACCAGCATTAGACTACATCGTTGCAAAAATTCCAAGATGGCCATTCGATAAATTTGAATCAGCTAAACGTAATCTTGGAACACAAATGAAAGCTACGGGAGAGGTAATGTCACTTGGACGTACATTTGAGGAAGCGATACTTAAGTCAGTTCGTTCCCTTGAAACAGGTCATTTCCATATCGAAATGAAAAACAGTGAGTCCATTACAGATGCATGGATGGAAAAACGTATTCGTCGTGCAGGAGATGAGAGACTCTTCTTCATAGGAGAAGCACTTCGACGTGGAGTAACTGTTGAGACAATTCATGAGTGGAGCCAAATTGATCTATTCTTCTTAAACAAACTTCAAAATATCGTGAAATATGAAGAAGTTATCCAAAAAAATGCTTTTAATCAAGAAGTATTATATAAAGCAAAACGTATGGGCTTTGCAGATAAAACTATTGCGAAATACTGGAATGTGACTGAATTAGAAGTTTATAACTTTAAAAAAGAAAATGGAATTGTACCAGTTTACAAAATGGTCGATACTTGTGCAGGAGAGTTTGAGTCAGAAACACCTTACTTCTATGGAACATATGAAGAGGAAAATGAATCCATTCGTACGGAAAAGGAAAGCGTAATTGTACTAGGGTCAGGTCCGATTCGTATCGGTCAAGGGGTTGAGTTTGACTATGCAACTGTACATTCTGTATGGGCTATTAAAGAAGCAGGCTATGAGGCAATTATTATAAATAATAACCCTGAAACAGTTTCAACCGACTTCTCCATTTCGGATAAATTATATTTTGAACCACTTACTCTAGAAGATGTCATGCACATCGTTGACTTAGAGCAGCCGAAAGGTGTAGTGGTACAATTCGGAGGACAAACAGCGATTAACTTAGCTGCTGGACTTGAAGAAAGAGGCGTTAAAATTCTAGGCACAACGCTAGAAGACATTGACCGTGCCGAAAACCGTAACAAGTTTGAAGCAGCTCTTCATGAAATAGATATTCCTCAGCCACTCGGAAAAACTGCAGTATCTGTGGAAGAAGCAACTAAAATTGCCAACGAAATAGGGTATCCAGTATTAGTTAGACCTTCTTATGTACTTGGTGGTCGTGCAATGCAGATTGTATATACCGAAGATGAGATCAAACACTATATGGAGCATGCGGTAGAAGCGAGCCCTGAAAAACCAGTTCTAATCGACCGTTACTTAACAGGAACAGAAATTGAAGTAGATGCAATTTGTGATGGGGAAAATGTATTAATACCAGGAATCATGGAACATATTGAACGTGCAGGTGTTCACTCAGGTGATTCAATTGCTGTATATCCACCACAAAAACTATCACAACAACAGATTGATACACTGGTAGATTACACAACAAGACTTGCAAAAGGACTGAAAATTGTTGGATTGATGAATATTCAATATGTCATTTCCAAGGATGAGGTTTACGTAATTGAAGTAAATCCACGTTCAAGTCGTACAGTACCGTTCTTAAGTAAAATCACATCCATCCCTATGGCGAATATTGCAACAAAAGCGATTTTAGGTCAATCAATCATTGAACAAGGGTACACACCAGGACTTGTCCCAAATAGCCCAGGAGTATATGTAAAAGTACCGGTGTTCAGTTTTGCGAAACTTCGTCGAGTGGATATTACGCTTGGACCTGAGATGAAATCTACTGGGGAAGTAATGGGGAAAGATATAACGATCGAAAAAGCGTTATATAAAGGACTAGCGGCAGCAGGAATGGAAATCAAAGATCACGGAACAGTACTAATGACTATTTCGGATAAAGACAAAGCAGAAGGCACAGAAATTGCGAAAAGATTTTACGCAATAGGATTCCGCATTATGGCTACACAAGGTACTGCTGAAGCAATTAAAAATGCAGGAATTCCAGTAGACATCGTGGATAAAATCGGCGCAAAAGGAACTACATTACTAGACGTAATTCAAAAAGGGGAAGCACAATTTATTATCAACACGCTAACTAAAGGAATGCAACCTGAACGTGATGGATTCCGTATTCGTAGAGAGTCTGTAGAAAATGGCATCCCTTGTTTAACATCATTAGATACTGCAGAAGCAATGCTACGTGTTATTGAATCAATGACATTCTCTACTGAGACTATGAAACATCAGGAGGTTAAAGCATGA
- a CDS encoding dihydroorotate dehydrogenase electron transfer subunit, with amino-acid sequence MIRQEQMQVVQQRSIATNIFELTLTGQLVLDMKQPGQFVHLRVSDQMEPLLRRPISISSINKETSEFKMIYRAEGRGTVLLSEKKQGDQVDVLGPLGNGFPIDKVEAGQKALLVGGGIGVPPLYELSKILVEKGVQPIHVLGFQSEDVVFYEKQFQELGETHIVTADGSYGHTGFVTNVLETLKDDFEVYYSCGPTPMLSALEKLYPEREGYLSFEQRMGCGIGACFACVCDTTEKIDADYVKVCSDGPVFPSGVVRV; translated from the coding sequence ATGATTAGACAAGAACAAATGCAAGTCGTACAACAAAGATCAATTGCGACGAACATTTTTGAACTCACATTGACTGGACAACTAGTACTGGATATGAAACAGCCAGGTCAATTTGTCCATCTACGAGTGTCTGATCAAATGGAGCCTTTGCTAAGAAGACCAATAAGTATTTCATCAATAAATAAAGAAACATCAGAATTTAAAATGATTTACCGAGCAGAAGGCAGAGGAACTGTGCTTCTATCTGAGAAAAAGCAAGGGGACCAGGTCGATGTACTTGGACCTCTTGGAAATGGTTTTCCTATTGATAAGGTAGAAGCTGGTCAAAAGGCTTTACTAGTTGGTGGAGGAATTGGTGTACCGCCTCTATATGAATTATCCAAAATACTTGTGGAAAAAGGTGTACAGCCTATTCATGTGTTAGGATTTCAATCCGAGGATGTTGTTTTTTATGAAAAACAATTTCAAGAACTTGGAGAAACCCATATCGTAACAGCAGATGGTAGTTATGGTCATACCGGCTTTGTAACAAATGTATTAGAGACATTGAAGGATGATTTTGAGGTTTACTACAGCTGCGGTCCAACACCGATGCTTTCCGCTCTAGAAAAATTGTATCCTGAAAGAGAAGGATATTTATCTTTTGAACAACGTATGGGTTGTGGAATTGGTGCATGCTTTGCATGTGTTTGCGACACTACAGAGAAAATAGATGCTGATTATGTGAAGGTTTGTTCAGATGGTCCAGTGTTCCCGTCAGGAGTGGTTCGAGTATGA
- a CDS encoding dihydroorotate dehydrogenase, with amino-acid sequence MNRLAIELPGLSLKNPIMPASGCFGFGKEYAKLYDLSKLGAIMIKATTPETRLGNPTPRVAETPAGMLNAIGLQNPGLKKVMENELVWLEQYEVPIIANVAGYTTEDYVTVAEVISKAPNVHALELNISCPNVKQGGITFGTDPLVAEELTKAVKAVSSVPVYVKLSPNVTDIGEIAKAVEAGGADGITMINTLLGMRLDTKTGRPVIANVTGGLSGPAIKPVALRMVYDVAKRVSIPIIGMGGIATIDDVIDFLSAGASAVAVGTANFVDPFICPKLIEQLPEKLDELGFETVTDLVGRSHRL; translated from the coding sequence ATGAATAGATTAGCTATAGAATTACCAGGTCTTTCTTTGAAAAATCCAATTATGCCAGCCTCTGGATGCTTTGGATTCGGAAAGGAATATGCAAAATTATATGATTTGTCTAAGTTAGGTGCCATTATGATTAAGGCTACAACCCCTGAAACTAGACTTGGTAATCCAACACCACGCGTGGCAGAAACACCTGCAGGAATGTTAAATGCAATTGGTCTACAAAATCCAGGATTAAAAAAAGTGATGGAAAACGAACTTGTATGGCTTGAGCAATATGAAGTACCGATTATTGCAAATGTAGCAGGCTATACAACAGAGGATTATGTCACTGTAGCAGAAGTGATTTCAAAAGCTCCCAATGTCCATGCGCTTGAACTAAATATTTCTTGTCCGAATGTAAAACAAGGTGGGATTACATTTGGAACAGACCCTTTAGTTGCAGAAGAATTAACTAAAGCTGTAAAAGCAGTATCTTCTGTACCTGTATATGTAAAGCTATCTCCAAACGTAACCGATATTGGAGAAATAGCAAAAGCGGTAGAAGCGGGTGGAGCTGACGGTATTACAATGATTAATACATTACTTGGTATGCGCTTAGATACTAAAACTGGTCGACCGGTGATTGCAAATGTAACTGGTGGTTTATCAGGTCCTGCTATTAAGCCTGTGGCACTTCGTATGGTTTATGATGTAGCGAAACGAGTGTCAATACCAATTATCGGAATGGGTGGAATTGCAACAATTGATGATGTGATTGATTTCTTATCAGCTGGAGCAAGTGCAGTTGCAGTAGGAACGGCAAATTTTGTAGATCCATTCATTTGTCCAAAGCTAATCGAACAGCTTCCAGAAAAGTTAGATGAACTTGGATTTGAGACAGTAACTGATTTAGTTGGAAGGAGTCATAGATTATGA
- the pyrF gene encoding orotidine-5'-phosphate decarboxylase: MKNSPIIALDFASAGDAYKFLTPFEQSLFVKVGMELYLQEGPSIVYKLKEMGHDVFLDLKLHDIPHTVGQAMKGLARLGADLVNVHAAGGAAMMIAAREGLEAGTPVGNKRPSIIAVTQLTSTSEQQMQQEQLIQTTIDESVVNYAELAKTAALDGVVCSVLEAKKIADACGQEFLRVTPGIRLEEGDAHDQVRVATPANARILGSSHIVVGRAITKAENPVQAYRTILKMWEENA, encoded by the coding sequence ATGAAAAACAGTCCAATTATTGCATTAGACTTTGCCTCAGCTGGAGATGCATACAAATTTCTAACTCCATTTGAGCAGTCATTATTTGTAAAAGTAGGCATGGAATTATATTTACAAGAAGGACCTTCCATCGTGTATAAATTGAAAGAAATGGGTCATGATGTATTTCTTGATTTGAAATTACATGATATTCCACACACAGTAGGCCAAGCGATGAAAGGTCTCGCTCGATTAGGAGCAGATTTAGTGAATGTGCATGCTGCTGGTGGAGCGGCTATGATGATTGCTGCACGTGAAGGGTTAGAGGCAGGTACACCAGTTGGTAATAAAAGACCTTCCATTATTGCAGTAACTCAACTAACTTCTACATCTGAACAGCAAATGCAACAGGAACAGCTGATTCAAACGACAATTGATGAATCCGTTGTAAATTATGCAGAACTAGCTAAAACAGCTGCTTTAGATGGAGTCGTTTGTTCCGTATTGGAAGCAAAAAAAATTGCTGATGCATGTGGACAGGAATTTTTACGTGTAACTCCTGGTATTCGTTTAGAAGAAGGAGACGCACATGATCAGGTTCGTGTTGCAACTCCAGCAAATGCGCGAATACTTGGTTCATCCCATATTGTTGTGGGACGAGCAATAACAAAAGCGGAAAACCCAGTACAAGCATATAGAACTATTTTGAAAATGTGGGAGGAAAATGCATGA
- the pyrE gene encoding orotate phosphoribosyltransferase, translated as MSLENKIAKALLEVGAVALKPNDQFTWASGIKSPIYCDNRITMSSPAIRKEIAQGLAKAIEENFPGTEAVAGTATAGIPHAAWVSDILELPMMYVRSKAKEHGRGNQIEGKVVAGQKVVVIEDLISTGGSSLVAVDALQKEGLEVLGVVSIFTYELPKAEQAFEEAGISFVSLTNYDALTTAAKEAGTILEEDLPMLSKWHNDLKSGLLK; from the coding sequence ATGAGCTTAGAAAACAAAATTGCCAAGGCGCTTCTTGAGGTGGGTGCAGTTGCATTAAAACCTAATGACCAATTCACATGGGCTTCTGGTATCAAATCCCCAATTTACTGTGATAACCGAATTACAATGTCATCACCGGCAATTAGAAAAGAAATTGCTCAAGGCTTAGCAAAAGCAATCGAAGAAAACTTTCCAGGAACAGAAGCAGTAGCAGGTACTGCAACAGCAGGTATTCCTCATGCTGCATGGGTGAGTGATATACTGGAACTTCCGATGATGTATGTCCGGTCAAAAGCAAAAGAACATGGACGTGGCAATCAGATTGAAGGTAAAGTAGTGGCAGGGCAAAAAGTTGTAGTAATTGAAGACTTAATTTCCACAGGTGGAAGCAGTCTAGTGGCAGTTGATGCACTGCAAAAAGAGGGATTAGAAGTACTGGGTGTAGTTAGTATATTTACTTATGAGCTACCAAAAGCAGAGCAAGCATTTGAAGAAGCAGGTATTTCTTTTGTTAGCTTAACAAACTATGATGCTTTAACAACTGCCGCAAAAGAAGCTGGAACCATTTTAGAAGAGGATTTACCTATGCTTTCAAAATGGCATAATGACTTAAAAAGTGGACTGCTTAAATAG
- the hprK gene encoding HPr(Ser) kinase/phosphatase, translating to MKSLMVTDLVNRFSLEVLSGHNQCHRVLKKTKVRRPGLEFMDKFDFIATEHVQILGKNEINYLHTLQEEECKLRIGNIIKYDPPCIVITSNQEEPPGLIQYCVENDIPLLRTPDSTSEVSAKLDAFVVKAMAPEISIHGVCVNVSGMGILLRGKSGVGKSETAHTLIGRGHRLVADDIVVLKKLSPQTLLGSHNEKNKEFLALRSIGLLNVVRLYGRTAFQEETRIALDIELTKWESNTLNNELELETKFMDYMGVQIPHIQIQLQPGRDVAGLIEAAANNWYLKQQGYSAAEEFVKRLEQEMED from the coding sequence ATGAAGAGTTTAATGGTGACAGATCTTGTGAATAGATTTTCTTTGGAAGTTTTATCTGGTCACAATCAATGCCATCGAGTATTAAAGAAAACAAAGGTTCGACGTCCAGGCTTGGAGTTTATGGATAAATTCGATTTTATAGCAACAGAACATGTCCAAATTTTAGGGAAAAATGAAATAAATTATTTACATACACTTCAAGAAGAGGAATGTAAGTTACGAATAGGCAATATTATTAAATACGATCCCCCCTGTATAGTAATTACTTCCAACCAGGAGGAGCCACCTGGGCTAATACAATATTGTGTAGAAAATGATATACCGTTACTGCGCACCCCTGATTCCACAAGCGAAGTAAGTGCAAAACTTGATGCATTTGTAGTAAAAGCTATGGCTCCAGAGATTTCGATACATGGTGTTTGTGTAAATGTATCTGGCATGGGAATATTGTTGCGAGGTAAATCTGGTGTCGGCAAAAGTGAAACAGCTCATACATTAATAGGGCGTGGTCATAGATTAGTTGCAGATGATATCGTTGTTTTAAAAAAGCTAAGTCCACAGACCCTTCTGGGATCTCATAATGAGAAAAACAAAGAATTCTTGGCATTACGAAGTATTGGGTTGTTGAACGTAGTCCGCTTGTATGGTCGTACTGCATTTCAAGAGGAAACTCGAATTGCATTAGATATTGAGTTAACTAAATGGGAAAGCAATACATTGAATAATGAATTAGAGTTGGAAACTAAATTTATGGATTATATGGGGGTTCAAATTCCTCATATTCAAATCCAGTTACAACCAGGTCGTGACGTCGCCGGTCTAATTGAAGCAGCTGCAAATAATTGGTATTTAAAGCAGCAAGGATATAGTGCTGCGGAAGAATTTGTGAAAAGACTAGAGCAAGAAATGGAAGATTAG
- the psiE gene encoding phosphate-starvation-inducible protein PsiE has product MEKLFKKEFSIVLSIIPKMLQMFLNFCLVLLALILSFLLIKELTVFFKILITVGSSDYKQFLANILIFFLYFEFITMIVKYFKEDYHFPLRYFLYVGITAMIRLIIVEHDHPIDTLIYSLVILILIVGYFIMNITPLERPKRHYFKSSRE; this is encoded by the coding sequence ATGGAAAAGTTATTTAAAAAAGAATTTTCTATAGTTTTATCAATTATCCCAAAGATGTTGCAAATGTTTCTGAATTTCTGTCTAGTATTGTTAGCGCTAATTTTATCCTTTTTACTTATTAAAGAGTTAACTGTATTCTTTAAAATTTTGATAACTGTTGGGTCCAGTGATTACAAGCAATTCCTTGCAAATATCCTCATTTTCTTTTTATATTTTGAATTCATTACGATGATCGTTAAATATTTCAAGGAAGACTATCATTTTCCACTCAGGTATTTTTTATATGTAGGAATTACTGCTATGATTCGGCTAATTATTGTCGAGCATGATCACCCTATAGATACATTAATTTATTCTCTAGTTATACTTATTCTAATTGTCGGTTATTTCATTATGAATATTACACCTCTAGAAAGACCAAAGCGTCATTATTTTAAAAGTAGTAGGGAGTAA
- a CDS encoding DUF2892 domain-containing protein: protein MAFNQQNLSPGTAFYRLMVGSVMTTYGTLRLLREPKSRSGKMLVLFGSMKAAEGATKFCPTKAIGTIMENLASENANPGAQANAGNTMASGTQSGQYASGGNAGQKSGNIMQMVGNIAQILTSTKSPQSTSGSQSMGGNQNSSSTGQNAMGANAQTIGSIAQTVAPQVSQMVKDVAGMASSQSASGASGAGNKKPETNGNTQKKDASANGSNTKTTSSSNNKQAASPKSDTKPQLDGAAKNSNIDSSVIDAVSKTGQKNTSTPNILQ from the coding sequence ATGGCATTTAACCAACAAAATCTAAGTCCAGGAACTGCATTCTACCGGCTCATGGTAGGTTCAGTAATGACCACTTATGGTACCCTGCGCCTTTTACGTGAACCCAAAAGCAGAAGTGGAAAGATGCTTGTCCTTTTTGGTTCTATGAAAGCAGCTGAAGGAGCAACAAAATTTTGCCCAACTAAAGCAATAGGTACTATTATGGAAAACCTAGCGAGTGAAAATGCAAATCCAGGTGCTCAAGCTAATGCTGGTAATACGATGGCGAGCGGAACTCAATCTGGACAATATGCTTCAGGTGGCAATGCTGGACAAAAAAGTGGAAACATCATGCAGATGGTTGGAAATATTGCACAAATACTAACTAGCACGAAATCGCCTCAAAGTACTTCTGGTTCACAAAGTATGGGAGGTAACCAAAATAGCAGCAGTACTGGCCAAAATGCTATGGGTGCCAATGCTCAAACAATCGGCAGCATTGCTCAAACTGTCGCACCACAAGTTAGTCAAATGGTCAAAGACGTAGCAGGTATGGCGAGTTCACAAAGTGCCTCTGGAGCGAGCGGAGCAGGCAATAAGAAACCAGAAACAAATGGAAATACGCAGAAGAAAGATGCTTCTGCAAATGGTAGCAATACGAAAACAACCTCTAGTTCTAATAATAAGCAAGCTGCTTCTCCAAAATCAGATACAAAACCGCAGCTAGATGGAGCTGCTAAGAATTCAAACATAGATTCATCCGTCATAGATGCAGTTTCCAAGACTGGACAAAAAAATACATCTACTCCAAATATTCTCCAATAA
- a CDS encoding alpha/beta-type small acid-soluble spore protein encodes MANKNKILVPSAREELDKLKVRVMKEQGYEVKSNNPDDVKYEIADELSIPLNNEYNGKLTSEQAGRIGGPIGGSMVKEMVRMAQEQMIKK; translated from the coding sequence ATGGCAAACAAAAATAAAATATTAGTACCTTCTGCACGTGAGGAATTAGACAAATTAAAGGTTAGGGTGATGAAAGAGCAAGGTTATGAGGTAAAAAGTAATAATCCAGATGATGTAAAATACGAAATTGCAGATGAATTAAGTATTCCCTTAAATAACGAATATAACGGTAAACTTACTTCAGAACAGGCAGGAAGAATTGGAGGGCCAATTGGAGGAAGTATGGTAAAAGAAATGGTTAGAATGGCTCAAGAACAAATGATTAAGAAATAA
- a CDS encoding LysR family transcriptional regulator, translated as MELRNLKTFLVVADCGGFTRAGEQLGYTQSTVTNHVRALEEAVGNRLFDRLGKTVVLTDAGTHLASYAKEILHLYQEAVDSSRLNTEPSGTVLIGANESLMVYRLPTILYEFKRMYPNVQLILQPSESQELNNELKSGKFDLALFTNPERLGPDIITSNLVKETLVMIAPAGHRLCGKAVITPNDLEDEVLLLTETGSYRDLLERWIKDEGVGCSRIAFWNIEAIKQSVKCGLGLSYLPLMTVREELERGSLVALPWEHSEEFVTTQLAYHKDKWLTPAMNKLIEIIEKHAKKWESEDRQ; from the coding sequence GTGGAACTTCGCAATTTAAAAACCTTTTTGGTTGTGGCTGATTGTGGTGGATTTACGCGAGCTGGTGAACAGTTGGGTTATACACAGTCGACAGTAACAAATCATGTTAGAGCATTAGAGGAGGCTGTTGGAAATCGCCTTTTCGATCGGCTAGGAAAAACGGTTGTTTTAACAGATGCTGGTACACATTTAGCATCGTATGCAAAGGAAATATTGCACCTTTATCAGGAAGCGGTCGATTCTTCCCGGTTAAATACCGAGCCTTCCGGTACAGTTTTAATAGGAGCAAATGAATCTTTAATGGTATATAGATTGCCGACCATTTTGTATGAGTTTAAAAGAATGTATCCGAATGTCCAACTTATTTTGCAACCTTCCGAAAGTCAGGAGCTTAATAATGAGTTGAAATCTGGAAAATTTGACCTGGCTTTATTTACAAATCCTGAAAGACTAGGTCCAGACATTATTACGAGTAATTTAGTGAAAGAGACATTGGTAATGATTGCCCCTGCAGGTCACCGATTATGTGGTAAAGCGGTAATTACTCCAAACGATTTGGAAGATGAAGTATTGCTTTTGACGGAGACTGGAAGCTATCGTGACTTGCTCGAAAGATGGATTAAAGACGAAGGTGTTGGTTGTTCACGCATTGCTTTTTGGAATATAGAAGCTATCAAACAATCAGTGAAGTGTGGGCTAGGTCTTTCCTATCTACCTTTGATGACTGTGAGAGAGGAACTGGAGCGAGGTAGCTTAGTTGCATTACCTTGGGAGCATAGCGAGGAGTTCGTGACTACTCAACTAGCGTATCACAAAGATAAATGGCTTACGCCAGCAATGAATAAATTAATTGAAATAATCGAGAAGCACGCAAAGAAATGGGAGTCGGAAGACCGCCAGTAA
- a CDS encoding YitT family protein, whose amino-acid sequence MAQQRIKEILLIIIGSLLFAVGINYFAIPYRLSEGGVIGVTVITYYLFQWSPGVVNLIINAILLAIGYKFFDRKTMIYTVLGIIFSSLFLFITEDVGHQLNGDTLLAALFSGVFVGLGLGLMFRAGGTSGGSAILARLANQYLGWSLGKGVLIIDIVVIAGSVFIIGQEKAMYTLIAVFLGSKVIDYVIEGLNSRTAVTIISEHSEEIRQFIVSKMSRGVTILEGRGGYSQDQKEVLYIVINQQELVRLKQTVSSVDEQAFVVVHEVRDVLGSSFSVS is encoded by the coding sequence ATGGCACAACAACGTATCAAAGAAATATTATTAATTATTATTGGATCCTTATTATTCGCAGTCGGTATTAACTATTTTGCAATCCCATACCGGTTATCTGAAGGAGGGGTAATTGGGGTCACTGTTATTACATATTATTTATTCCAATGGTCACCAGGTGTTGTGAACCTTATAATCAATGCTATTCTTTTAGCGATAGGTTATAAGTTTTTTGATAGAAAGACAATGATTTATACGGTACTTGGAATTATTTTTTCCTCCTTATTTCTATTTATAACAGAAGACGTTGGCCATCAATTGAATGGTGATACATTACTAGCTGCTCTTTTTTCAGGGGTGTTTGTTGGCCTTGGTCTTGGTCTAATGTTCAGAGCTGGTGGAACTTCCGGCGGATCTGCCATTTTAGCTCGTTTAGCAAATCAATATTTAGGATGGAGTCTGGGAAAAGGTGTCCTTATTATTGATATTGTTGTAATTGCTGGATCAGTATTCATCATTGGTCAGGAAAAAGCAATGTACACGCTTATTGCTGTATTTTTAGGCTCTAAAGTAATTGATTATGTAATTGAAGGACTAAATAGTAGAACAGCAGTGACAATTATTTCCGAGCACTCCGAAGAAATTCGCCAATTTATAGTATCTAAAATGTCGCGTGGGGTAACAATTCTAGAAGGTCGCGGCGGCTATAGCCAGGACCAAAAAGAAGTTCTCTATATTGTTATAAACCAACAGGAACTAGTACGCCTGAAACAAACCGTCAGCAGCGTG